The genomic stretch ATACGATGGCGGTtggtctctatttctttttctctttctcactaTGCGGCTTCACaaggcttctttttctttctctcttgctaTTCTCCGTtgccaagaaaaaagaaaacagaatcTAAACTCACTGTCTTGCCCACATCCAAAAACCAAGGCTGCGGCGCTAGTGTTGTGAGGCCTCTCAAACAGCAGCCCACAAATTCACTTGTGCAGCTCTGTGATCTTTTTCGCACACCCTATTCACGCACAAAACTTTGGCTTTATACATGGGCAAAGTCGGTGCACTCCAATTCTCCTAATACAAGTCATTCTTGGATTCCATATAAGACAAAAACTATAAAGCCTTTTACAAGAAAGACTTGTACACCACGTGAGCCCCACACACTCCAACTTAGAGAAGGATTTGGAGAGCTAGTCTACCACGGCAGTACCCATAAACCAATAAAGCAAGACATGGGCCCATAACTAAATTGAGGGTTGAAAAGTCACATAGTCAATATTTTCCAAAAGCTTTATAAACATTCGATATCGGCCAGAATGTTCTTAGTGAAGGATTCTTTAGTAACATGACTATAGAGGAAGTCAATGCTTCTGTCCCCGATATAGTCAACAAATTCTCTACTAATGTTAAGGTAAAGTAAGACTATGATTAATCATTCATAATGGGCTGCCTTGGGGTACCCCTATTACCCATTGCCCTGTCCGATTTCTAAAGAATTCAGGCAGGGGAAGAAAGAGAGGAATGTGGGTTTTCGGGTGATCAACTAGGTCTTCAGGTTTATTGGGGTGTGGAACCGATCGACCTATTTGGCAGTACTTTTGGACCTTtactttttctctcattttctgttTGAATTCAAACAGGAAATTCCGATCTATTACTCCTAGgaaaaatatttactttttaaggcttaattaaacaaatatatatatatatatatatatatatatatatatatatataaaatgaggTAACTGGATTTTGTTTTACGTTGACATGATCGATGTAGGAAATATATGATTTGGGAGGTTGATCATTTTGGATCCACAACACAGGACCAATTGGTTGCCTTCCCTATATCTTGACCAATTTTCCAACAGCTGAAAGGGACAACTTTGGTTGCGCAAAGCCCTATAATTATGTTGCTCAATATTTCAACTACAAGTTGAAGGAGGCCATAGTTCAGCTCAGGATTAGTCTTACTTTAGCTACAATTACACATGTCGACGTCTACTCTGCAAAGTACTCTCTATTCTGTGAACCAAACAAATATTGTAAGCGTTACGCGAAAATCACGTGCTTTAAAAATAGACGTTAAGAATTCTCAAGTTTATAATTTTGGttggaaatatatatgcatgatttGAGCTTCCACTTGTTGCTTGTTGTGGGTATGGAGGGAAGTACAACTATAGCACTAGTGTTGGGTGTGGAGGAACAATCACAGTGAATGGAAGCCAAATATTCGTGGGTTCATGTGAACGCTTATCAGTCAGAGTAAATTGGGATGGAGGTCACTATACCAAGACTGCTAATAAGTTTGTTTTCAACCAAATTTCAACCGTAGCCTTTTCAGATCCACCTATACCCTTGACAATGGCATGTCATCGTGTTTAGGAAAATGCCCccactcaaaaataaataaaataaaatgcccTTGCATGTGGCATCATATTTAAAAGATTGatattaaatattatcaatataaattatttagttattatatatattaatgtctAATAATTGTAAACCTAGCGCAAGCTGTAATACTCATTTCAAGATTATTAAAATGGAAAATGCTTaggtattataatttttttataacctTACATGATCGTATTTTAATGGCAAAAAAAGCTAAGAACCAAAATTTGATAGAGAAATCTAATTGCTTATTGTTCTGGAAATAACTATTCGAATCATGGAGATGGTCATATGGGATAGAATCATAGAATGGACCACTATGAATGTCGGATTCGGATTTGTGGTGATACGGTCCTAAATGCCTCACATGACTTAATAATACTAActcataaacataaattaatccAACTCTTACTATACTAATTCCAACTCTCTTGACTCTCTTGGCGAGTCCCTACTAGGTCCCGATCAGATTCCGATGATGTCCCGACTAGGTCCCGAGTAGGTGCCAATCAGGTCCTAACCGGGTTCGGGTTGAGACCCTGTGAAGTCCTAGCGTGGTCCTGACAATGTCACAACTAGATCtatcaatttgagaatgagatgctcaaactcgaaaaatggtttatagttttaaaaaataaaaatcatttttcagaaattaaagaagctttttcagtcaaaccaaaaatatttttggttaactattattttctgttgcactaaacacttgaaaaatacgaaaaacattacttttcaaaaaatcattttaggcCGAAAGATACAGAGATTATGTTacttatttaacaaaaataacgcattccaaattcaaattttaaataaaaactagaaACAGTATGGAATGCCAACAGAATTGACAAGATAACGTTTGTTTTCCTTGCATTCTCGGAAAGTCTTTAATTGCGGTGATTCGGTGACAGAGACTTGGATTCCTCAAGGTAAATTAATATTAGGTGTGTCATTCTTGGtcttattattgattttttttttattaaaaaacttgGTGTGGGTTAATTTATTAATGTTGAGCTCTGTTTATAAAAAttgagattgtttttttttatttttttattttcatgtttaCTTTTAATAATCTTGAAACCACCCACCATCAGGAGCCGGGTTACTCCTGAAGGCTCCACTGGTGGgagccgagccaccccaaaggcaTCAGGAGCTTACCACCCCTGGAGCCTGGCCAGGAGCCGGCCACCGGTGCCCAGTGGGAGGGAGTTCCTGGGCCCACCCCATCCTGCTGGGCCAGGGAGCCCCACCCCCATCCTACCAAAGGGTATGGCTGAAATGCCATGGGTGGCTCACACCGGGccaaattttttcctttttcccttttttttttttttttttaattttttaaaaagaaaacattttaaaaaaaattttaaaaaaaaatatataaaaaaaattaatatatgtgccacgtgtcgacgtctaattggtccacgtgtcagtccgtacggtcaactaacagatggactaatttggtcacctatcaaaaccacaggaacctcctgtgataaaaatgaaaccacaNNNNNNNNNNNNNNNNNNNNNNNNNNNNNNNNNNNNNNNNNNNNNNNNNNNNNNNNNNNNNNNNNNNNNNNNNNNNNNNNNNNNNNNNNNNNNNNNNNNNGAGccacccccctttttttttcctttccttcttttttttttcttttaaaaaaaaatacattttttttttaaattttaaaaaaattaaatcggtgccacgtgtcaacatctgattggtccacgtgaaattccgttagtcaactaacggatagactaacttggtcatttatcaaaaccacagggacctcctgtgataaaaatgaaaccccaagggggtaaaaataaagttggcaaaCCCCAGAGGaatattaggtatttaacccttagaaaaaataaatttaattatttaatcatgaTTTTAGCAAAATCCAAGCACCTACCTGCAATCCATGCTCTTGTCCTCTTTGTAATTCAAATTTAGGGACTTCTAAGCATTTGTTTTTAGGCTTATTGCGTTTACCTAAAAAGAccttatatcatttaaaaagaACATGCTCTGtataaacaaatcttttttcACACACCCATGCAATGTGGGACGCTACTGACTCCATCTTGCAATCCCCTTCCCTTGTTTCCTTTATtgctcagaaaaataaaaagtaataataacaCCTACCTAAAAGCATGGTCATtacaactttttcttcaaattttaatgGAGTACTATTAGAGATATTATAGCTTTTATGGTAGTCCTTGTGACGCTTACCACTTTAaccattaaacaattaaatttatttatcaaattttgttccttaatttttttctccattaagATATTGtcacataaatttgtaaaaaaattatagtactccAAGCATTTTCTATATTAATAATCTTGGAACGTGTATTAATATAGCGTTTGCTTGGTTTACAATTATTacacatcaatatatataatgataaaaCACTTTAaattgacaagatttaacatGAATCTTTCAAATATATGCCATATACAAGGGCATTTTATTAAACACGATGACATGCCATTTTCAAGGGTATGGGTGGATCTGAAAAGGCTCCAGTTGAAATTTGGTCGAAAACAAACTTATTTGCAGCCTCGGTGTAGTGAAATCCATCCCAATTTACTCTAACTGAGGGGTGTTCACATGAACCCACGAATATTTGGCTTCCATTTACTGTAATTGTTCCTCCACACCTAACACTATTGCTATAGTTGTACTTCCCTCCATACCCACAACAAGCAACAAGCGGAAGCTCAAATCCTgcattttttcaaccaaaattatACACTTGAAAATTCTTACGTGCATTAACGTTTATTTTtagagcatgtgattctcacataaCGCTTACCATGTTTGTTTGATTCGCTAAATAGAGAATACTTGGCAGAGTAGATGTCTACATGTGTAATTGCAGCTAAAGGAAGATCAATCCTGAGCTGAACTATGGCCTCCTTCAACTTGTAGTTGAAATATTGAGCCACATCATTATAGGGCTTTGCGCAACCATGGCTGTCCCTTTGAGCTGATAGAAAATTGGTCAAAATATAGGGAAGGCAACCAAGTGGTCCTGTGTTGTGGATCCAAAATGATCTAGCTCCCACATCATATATTGCCTATGTCATCATAAAACAAACCCAGTTAcctcatttaaaatattatttcttaattaagccttaaaaagtaaatatatttcCTAGCTAGGAGTAATAGGTCAGGATTTTCGGCTTGAATTCTAAAAAATTCGaacagaaaatgaaagagaaggTAAGGGTCCAAGAGTGCCCGAGTAGGTTAGCCCCACACCCTATGAAACCTCAGGGCCTACTCGAACACCCGAGAACCCGCATTCCTGATCTCTTTCTTCCCCTGCCTGAATTCTTTGCAAATCGGACAGGGAAATGATCATGAGTAATAGGGGTAGCCCaaggcaacccattatgaatgATTGATCATAGTCTTAATTTACCTTAACATTAGTAGAGAAGTTGTTGACTATGTCGGGGACAGAAGCATTGACTTCCTCTATAGTCATGTTACTAAAGGATCCTCCACCAATATCATTCTGACCGATATCAAATGTGTATAAAGCTTTTGGAAAATAATCCTTCTCGGGCATTAAATTTGCATATATTCCTCCtgcaagaaaaataaaggcCATGCTTAATGCAGAAAGGTAATTGATCATAATATAGATGTTTAACATAGTAAAATACAGGTGAAATAAGGgtgtaatatataatattattcaaacaGATATAGAACCAGCGAAAATTCCTTCAATCTAGTATGGAGAAAAATTTCGTCTTaaatattattacaaaaaaGTGGGGGCAAGGGTATAACTAATTTACCTTTTTCCCTTATAGTTTGTGATCTGGATTTGAACTGCACAAATTGTGAGTATTGAATGTTGAGATAAAAGGGACTAAATCCACCTCCGGGTATAATTTGTGATGGCAATCTGATTGTGGAGGAGGTTGTGGCAAAATTTGCTCCATGCTTAAAATTGGTCCCCAAAGAATCAAGATATGCACTCAGANNNNNNNNNNNNNNNNNNNNNNNNNNNNNNNNNNNNNNNNNNNNNNNNNNNNNNNNNNNNNNNNNNNNNNNNNNNNNNNNNNNNNNNNNNNNNNNNNNNNtttttaaaaaaaaaaaattaaataggtgccacgtgtcaacatctgattgggaGATGGAGTTTGTAGCGTCCCACATCGCTtgggagtaaaaaaaaaaatgtgtttataTAGAGCATACtctttttaaatgatatgagCTTTTTTGAGGTAAACTCAATAACAAAATTGTGCAGGATAAGGCCCATTGCTACCAGTGTAATGGGCACTCACTCAGATTGTCTCCAAATGATCCTAACCACAATCTCAGCCCAAAAACAAATGCTTAGAAGTCCCTAAATTTGAATTACAAAGAGGACAAGAGCATGGATTGCAAGTAGGTGCTTGGATTTGTTAAAATCatggttaaataattaaatttatttttttaatcaatttccGTTTATAAGACAATTGGGCCTTAATGGGTAATGGACATGTATAGGGTTTTTAATTTGGaggtgattgatgtgatataaagtagatagaagttttgaattttttgtatgaatttttttttttttttttgtttaaatagcaataaaaatttattaatatggtataaaaaataaaaatgttgaaaaattatttattttattttatttttttaaaatgagatTTGTAGACCTTTGCCAAACATGGCCTCAAATATTTTAGAAGGCCCTTGAGATGAAAGAAAAATCCTCAGatacaacaatttttttcttattggagACTGTTGCAGGGATTTTAACAGGATCCTTTGGGTCAAAAAACTAATCAAGTACAATCTTTTCCACTGTGCTTGTGGGACACTGTTGCAATCTTTTCCACATGACATGATTTCAACCCAATAAAAgcaatggcaaaaaaaaaaaaaaaaaaaatttcacataatctctcaaactaccattcaattgataatgtccttctcaaactaccaaaaattgtcaatgttcccccaataatgaaattacccttagtaaaattaaaaaaaaaaaactaaaaacttctagaaaaaacctaaaactaacaaaaaaaaaaaaaaatccaaacgttggccaatttttattttatttttaaatcaattttataagaaaaaaattaaataaatttcgattttttttttatataaaaattgaaaattttcgtttttttattttttatttttgttttataattttatttaaataaaaatttacgtttaaaaaaataaaattttcgtttaataaaatgaaattttttttgttttttaaaactaaataaaaaaatagtttttttttttaataaaaatttccgtttaaaaaaaattgtttttttttcaaatattatttttaaattaaaatttttcgtttttataaaaaatcaattttttttttgaatttataggggtattgttgtcttattgagaaatctatatgggcatttttgtcttattgctagccttgagggaacattgtcaatgttttggtagtttggagaggacattatcacaattgaaagtttgggagcattatatgatagttatgcgataaaaatgcaattgttgtcattactctttttaaaaatgcttAATAACACATGTAAGAATCACATAAATTTTGAACgcattaatttaataaattagataagaaaattttggagaaaaactttatccatTTAGTTGTTGAGGGTtgttatatataaacatgtatATTATCAACTACCTTTCCGCATTAAGCATGTCCTTTGTTTTTCTGGCTGGATGAATATATGCAAATTTAATGCCCGAGAGTGAATATTTTCCAAAAGCTTTATACACATTCGATATCGGCCAAAATGTTCTTAGTGAAGGATTCTTTAGTAACATGACTATAGAGGAAGTCAATGCTTCTGTCCCCGATATAGTCAACAAATTCTCTACTAATGTTAAGGTAAATTAAGACTATGATTAATCATTCATAATGGGCTGCCTTGGGGTACCCCTATTACCCATTGCCCTGTCCGATTTCCAAAGAATTCAGGCAGGGGAAGAAAGAGAGGAATGTGGGTTTTCGGGTGATCAACTAGGTCTTCAGGTTTATTGGGGTGTGGAACCGATCGACTTATTTGGCAGTACTTTTGGACCTTtactttttctctcattttctgttTGAATTCAAACAGGAAATTCCGATCTATTACTCCTAGgaaaaatatttactttttaaggcttaattaaacaaatatatatatatatatatatatatatatatatatatatataaaatgaggTAACTGGATTTTGTTTTACGTTGACATGATCGATGTAGGAAATATATGATTTGGGAGGTTGATCATTTTGGATCCACAACACAGGACCAATTGGTTGCCTTCCCTATATCTTGACCAATTTTCCAACAGCTGAAAGGGACAACTTTGGTTGCGCAAAGCCCTATAATTATGTTGCTCAATATTTCAACTACAAGTTGAAGGAGGCCATAGTTCAGCTCAGGATTAGTCTTACTTTAGCTACAATTACACATGTCGACGTCTACTCTGCAAAGTACTCTCTATTCTGTGAACCAAACAAATATTGTAAGCGTTACGCGAAAATCACGTGCTTTAAAAATAGACGTTAAGAATTCTCAAGTTTATAATTTTGGttggaaatatatatgcatgatttGAGCTTCCACTTGTTGCTTGTTGTGGGTATGGAGGGAAGTACAACTATAGCACTAGTGTTGGGTGTGGAGGAACAATCACAGTGAATGGAAGCCAAATATTCGTGGGTTCATGTGAACGCTTATCAGTCAGAGTAAATTGGGATGGAGGTCACTATACCAAGACTGCTAATAAGTTTGTTTTCAACCAAATTTCAACCGTAGCCTTTTCAGATCCACCTATACCCTTGACAATGGCATGTCATCGTGTTTAGGAAAATGCCCccactcaaaaataaataaaataaaatgcccTTGCATGTGGCATCATATTTAAAAGATTGatattaaatattatcaatataaattgtttagttattatatatattaatgtctAATAATTGTAAACCTAGCGCAAGCTGTAATACTCATTTCAAGATTATTAAAATGGAAAATGCTTaggtattataatttttttataacctTACATGATAGTATTTTAATGGCAAAAAAAGCTAAGAACCAAAATTTGATAGAGAAATCTAATTGCTTATTGTTCTGAAAATAACTATTCGAATCATGGAGATGGTCATATGGGATAGAATCATAGAATGGACCACTGTGAATGTCGGATTCGGATTTATGGTGATACGGTCCTAAATGCCTCACATGACTTAATAATACTAActcataaacataaattaatccAACTCTTACTATACTAATTCCAACTCTCTTGACTCTCTTGGCGAGTCCCTACTAGGTCCCAATCAGATTCTGATGATGTCTTGACTAGGTCCCGAGTAGGTGCCAATCAGGTCCTAACCGGGTTCGGGTTGAGACCCTGTGAAGTCCTAGCGGGGTCCTGACAATGTCACAACTAGATCTATCAATTTgggaatgagatgctcaaactcgaaaaatggtttatagttttaaaaaataaaaatcatttttcagaaattaaataagctttttcagtcaaaccaaaaatatttttggttaactattattttctgttgcactaaacacttgaaaaatacgaaaaacattatttttcaaaaaatcattttaggcCGAAAGATACAGAGATTATGTTacttatttaacaaaaataacgcattccaaattcaaattttaaataaaaactagaaACAGTATGGAATGCCAACAGAATTGACAAGATAACGTTTGTTTTCCTTGCATTCTCGGAAAGTCTTTAATTGCGGTGATTCGGTGACAGAGACTTGGATTCCTCAAGGTAAATTAATATTAGGTGTGTCATTCTTGGtcttattattgatttttttttttattaaaaaaattggtgtgGGTTAATTTATTAATGTTGAGCTCTGTTTATAAAAAttgagattgttttttttttttttttttaattttcatgtttacttttttattttccttccttttcctgttgaattgttttttttaaaaaaaattaaataataatgcatgaaaaaaagaaaaaaaaagtaaaatctaCATACccctctcaaattaccacccaattgacaatgtccccccaaactttcaattacgacaatgtactccctaaactaccaaaacattgtcaatgtccccctcattgacgaaactacccttagtaaaatttttttaaaaaaatgctaaaatttatggaaaaacctaaaataaaaataaataaaaatctttttattagaaaaaaattaaaaaattttgattttttttttttttataaaaattgaaaattttttgtttgtttttttgttttcttaaaaaaatgttttcttttataatttttaaataaaaatttccgcttaaaaaaaaattaaaatattttcgtttcaaaaaataaaattttcattttttaaaacatattttttaaaaatataaaaaaaataaaaaaatgatttttttaaataaaaatttctgtttaaaaaaaatcgtttaaaaattaaaataatttttttacaaaaattaaaattttcgttttattttttattttttaattttaggggtattttttttcatattgataaatatataagggcattttaatctttttgctagctttggggtggacattgacaatgttttggtagtttgaggggtagattgtcgcaattgaaagtttgggagggacattgtcaattaggtggtagtttgaggagggtatgtagactttaccaaaaaaaaaaaaagtgcttaaCCCGGGTTATAGGACACAGTACTCTCCCCTTTTCTTACGGTCAGAAACATTGAATCTTGAACAGATAATTTCACAATTTCATCCCAttcctttcttttaatttgaaaattctaTTCACTTGAATTTGTGGACGAATATTATTCCAGATTTTGTTCATCCTtagttttgttaaattatcaattattccaaaagtttaagttgatagaaagaaataaatttaattacttgatcattactttaacactcttcatgtgtgagctcaaatttcattttaataggtaatgcctaacacgtgaaatatttaatttaaataggggtCATTTGACAGAGTCAATATTCAAACTTATGATTTTTGCCCTTGTTGGTGTATGACTTGAATGTGGCCCATCCGTTGGACTACTTATCCTAGTAGGAGAAGTAGCCGACTTATTTCTCCTCCTCCAATAGgttttgttttatgcttttaCTTCTCAATCAAGGAGAAGTTGTTTGGTCGGCTATACACCTTATATAAGGAGCAGGCTGCCACATAGTGAAAGCGGGAGAAAAATTAGAAGCCACACATTTCATTATGATTTTCTCACTTTGTTGTGCCTTATGGAacttagagaagaagagagttttaATTACGACTACGATTAATCATTCATAATGGGATAGCCATATTACTCATTTCCCTGTCCAATTTCCAAAGAATTCAGGCtgggaaagaaagagaggaatgCGGGTTCTCGGGTGTTTGAGTAGGTCTTCAGGTTTCTTGGGGTGTGGGACGGACCTACTCGGACAGTAATCTTGGAACTTTAccttctctctcattttctgttTGAATTTTCTAGAATTGAACCTGAAAATCCCGACCTATTACTCCTAGGAcaaatatttactttttaaggcttaattaagaaataatatttaaaatgagGTAACTGGGTTTTGTTTTATGATGATGTAGGCAATATATGATTTGGGAGGTAGATCATTTTGGATCCACAACATAAGACCAATTGGTTGCCTTCCCTATATCTTGACCAATTTTCCAACAGCTCAAAGAGACAACTATGGTTGCGCAAAGCCCTATAATGATGTAGCTCAATATTTCAACTACAATTAGTTGAAGGAGGCCATAGTTCAGCTCACAATCAATCTTTCTTTAGCTGCAATTACACATGTAGACGTCTACTCTGCCAAGTACTCTCTATTCCGTGAACCAAACAAACATGGTAAGCGTTACGTGAGAATCACGTGCTCTAAAAATAGACGTTAATGCACGTAAGAATTCTCTACGTCTATAATTTTGGTTGGAAATATGCAGGACTTGAGCTTCCACTTGTTGCTTGTTGTGGGTATGGAGGGAAGTACAACTATAGCACTAGTGTTGGGTTTGGAGGAACAATTACAGTGAATGGAAGCCAAATATTCGTGGGTTCATGTGAACACCCCTCAGTTAGAGTAAATTAGGATGGAATTCACTATACCGAGATGGTTAACAAGTTTGTTTTTGACCAAATTTCAACCGGAGTGTTTTCAGATCCACCCATACCCTTGACAATGGCATGTCATCGTGTTTAGTAAAATGCCCccactcaaaaataaataaaataaaatgcccTTGCATGTTGCATCATATTTGAAAGATTGatattaaatattatcaatATAAAGTGTTTAGTTATTATGTATTAATGTCTAATAATTGTAAATCTAGCGCAAGCTGTAATACTCATTTCAAGATTATTAAAATGGAAAATGCTTAGggtattataaattttttataaacttacgtgaaagaatcttttttttttttttttttcttaaaaaaaatatggaacttatattgatgaaatttcacgAACATAAAGGTCTTACATTACTAAGCATACAGCTCTGAAAAATTatagccaaaagctatgaaagttacaaagtcataaaaatgactttaagCTTTCACTTTCCCTTAAATGACTTTAACCCATTTAAGGGAACAAATTTAGTTCACGCAGACTATATCTAGGACATGGatagcccaaatacaaaaacaaaaataaaaaataactagaTACTAAAAATTCGACTGTGAGAGTTAAGCTCCTACACCGATTTACTTCATCTTCAACTCGAAGGCCCGGACAACAAATCCATCCTCATCCTGAAGgccagaacaaaaaaaaaacaaaaacaaaaacaaaaacccacaaGCAGCGGAGGAGCACGGCATCGTAGATATCCCTTTGGAAGACACATTGGCTGAAAAAGACGATCAGATCGatggttgaagagactagatctagatctagatctaaagcaaCTCGCAAGAAATGGAGACCAGAGGAGCCTACAGAAAAGACACCGAGCTTGGTATCTTAATGGTGAAACAAGTTAAGAATCAAAATTTGATAAGCTCACAAATTCTTGATCATTACGGTAACACTTCActtcacgtgtgggctcaaacttctttttaataggtgaaacccaacacgtgaaatatttaatttaaatggggagTCATTTGACAGAGTCAATGTTAGAATTTATGGCCTTTGccctgataccatgttaaattaccacttatccaaaatgcttaagttaatagaaagagataaatttaatcacttaatcattattttaacaagtTTAAGTGGCAAAATTCTAATAATAAGCCAAGACAACTAATTGATCAAGCTTTGAAAGATAGCCATCAAAGACgaagacttaaaaaaaaaaagattctgaTCCATATATAAGATGTAGAAACC from Corylus avellana chromosome ca1, CavTom2PMs-1.0 encodes the following:
- the LOC132168817 gene encoding esterase-like: MLLKNPSLRTFWPISNVYKAFGKYSLSGIKFAYIHPARKTKDMLNAESAYLDSLGTNFKHGANFATTSSTIRLPSQIIPGGGFSPFYLNIQYSQFVQFKSRSQTIREKGGIYANLMPEKDYFPKALYTFDIGQNDIGGGSFSNMTIEEVNASVPDIVNNFSTNVKAIYDVGARSFWIHNTGPLGCLPYILTNFLSAQRDSHGCAKPYNDVAQYFNYKLKEAIVQLRIDLPLAAITHVDIYSAKYSLFSESNKHGFELPLVACCGYGGKYNYSNSVRCGGTITVNGSQIFVGSCEHPSVRVNWDGFHYTEAANKFVFDQISTGAFSDPPIPLKMACHRV